The nucleotide sequence AAACACTATAATGAAAACTGAAAATCATATCAatgaacaatttatttttatgtagCGAATAACGTACGTAATTAGCCTAAGAATGGCGCTATTCttggtacaaatgtatattattgataaagacaAGAAGTTGGAATAAAACAAccgtaaaaaaaatatcaaattcatgCATGAAAGAACGGAGAACCATTTCAACATAACAAAGGTTGTAGAACGGAGAATGAAAATGTCCAGATCAGAACTATTACTCTCTATAAAAATTTGACTTGAGTGGTTTTTGTGAAAGGCTATAGATCAGAAAATGAAAACTTGTTATTAAAGGTTGtcagattttttaaatgttttttggtaAAAACTGAACTCTTGATTATCATAGTTATCCGCAAACACGGAAGATTATCCCGAAAACAgtgtaatataatatttatataaaattagtAACAGTATTATAGAAATTCAAATCATCTAGCTGTGAACACAAACGGTATATATGCATTGGAAGTAGAAGAgggccgaaagataccagagaaacagtcaaactcgtaagttcgaaaataaactgacaacgccatgactaaaaatgaaaaagacaaacaggcaaataatagtacacaagaaacaacatagaaaactaatactgagcaacatgaaccccaccaaaaactggttcGGAAgcgtaagcagatcctgctccacatgtggcatccatcttgttgctcatattattacaaatacggtaaatagtataattcggtaggtcaaattcatgaaaagggaagggtattgtagttactaCGTAAGTAGAAGGCAATATAGTTGGTATATATTCTTTACATTAGGCATGGCGGATTCGGGGCCGGGGGACCCCCTTTTtttagacgatcaatgcatttgaatgggagcatatattAGTGTACTTTTTCTCATaaattttttgtgaaaattttcattcatgtgtATAGCTTCGAATCTTTTAATAGCAACGCTAGGAATTACAGATACTATCTGGCTTAGGAGGATAATTAAGAAGATCTCACTTTTGAtcgcattttctttttcaatgtatCTTGCTTTTATAAAGTGGGAGTGTGGTTATTAGTAAGTTATCTCTTTGTTATACCTCCGGGGCCTTGTCTTTATGAAATATCCGAGTTAAATATTTCGACATCTTATATGCATGAATTAATGCAGATCTGtattttaatgcatattaaacgagaactttattttatatagatcagaccatatcatgaaattatgttatgccaaatatgcaagaaaattcgtatattaatattattataacGCGAACGTCAAATTACGGTTACGGGGACATTTCATTGGACATCTTAGATCGTTTTGGATTTTCTAACTGCAACTCAAACAAAAgtacatatcatatcattttaaaggaaattaaatgtattttccattcatatcagttaacaggtgttaaaaaattgagatatagtagaatttcgtttgataaaaagcctctgaattattctttgtgttattttgtccatcgggacattttattggacacgggaaaaatgacgatgttttaaaaataagaccgcagttacttaatgatgacttcagatagcttcttcgggacatgtataatttttctgatattattaaaatccattttcgtccgttatatcttatgaaagtgaagacagaaaaaaaaattacgggTTGAGCAGCTAATtgggacattttttctcttttttatttaaactctttTGACGATCTTCCTTCTCTTAAAGTTAAAAACGTCTGTTGCTTCATTTTaagttaaatgtatacaaaacaattgcaaaatgtTTAACCATTCTACTTACTAATGAATCCGCACTGGGATTTTAAAGACTcgcataaaacaaaattgtaacagcgggacacccttgaaatgacgttataggcatcgaaatgagcaaagtttttcattaaaaaatagacaaagcacaaaatcgtctatgttattgatttctgtggtttatttcctttcgaatgatctgcataacatggatatttattgtataggataagagcttgaatttgaataacccgccttctaacccatatttccaaagtgacaccaatatcgtgcgcaacgtcacaccccttttactctgggttgggaccccctccTTTTTatatggctggatccgcccctgtaagaGACCGTGTTCCGGTATTTTATATACAAATCGATATTTTAAATATAGATACCTAGGGAATCTCATGAACTCGTGAGACCGGAAGCGtccactggcggatctagaaattttcataagtgggggcccactgactgtgctaagagggggcccgctccagtcacgcttcagtgattccctatataagcaaccattttttttcccaaaaagggggggggcccgggccccccctctaaatccgcctctggcgTCGACAGTGTATGCGTTTCTAGTTACGTATGCGTCACTGATGCAAATGTATACTAACTTATTACTAGCTCAAAACGTCCAGAtaagaaaatgtgaaaaaaaggtaaatttacaGACCAGACGAGTATTCTGGTAGTTTTAGAAGAGAGACAAAAAATGTCGCAGGGACATTCGAACTCAtaggtcgaaaataaactaacaacgccaagtctaaaaaaagaaaacgacaaactGATTatcaatagtacacaaaatacaacatgaAAACAAAGACTTAGCaccacgaaccccaccaaatgcTGGGGAAGAGCTAGAAGTCAACAAAACAATGTATCTTGCGTCGTATCGGTCATCCAATTTGTAAGGGCACTTAGACTTGATGAGTACTTCTTACACAGAAGGCTACAACCTAGTATGGTATAGACATTATTGACATCTGTTCAAATACATTAATATTTTATAACCTTTCGGAAGTGATACATAACGCCAATTTTTTTAGTTGTTATAGTTATTCTTGTTTTGGGGTATTTTTTAGTGGTTTGTTTTTGGTTTTAAAGTTTTGCCTATTAAGGAGTGGCTGTACGTCTGGCcaattctttttatataattgtttattcAGAATACAAATCACCATTCCGACTCACATTTGTGTCTCGGGATGATAATATATACTATTGATATCCTGCAATGTCTTACAggaatgtcaaaataaaaaaaatatttaaaaaaaaaatgttatattgtGAACATAAATTTCCTGACACGTGATACACTTGTcgatatttgttttattctgcAAAAGTCGGGACTGtggtttttaaagtttttgttttttaaaatgtctACTATATATAGTATCATACGGTCCAGTTCTTTTTATGGTTTTTGACAATCATTGTTCGTATAGAAATTCTTAATGCCTTGTTTAGTAGGAAACAATTAAAGGTTCAAATATAAGGAACGATTCCAGGTTGCAGATATAACAAGCTGACtgttgtcaaaataaaaaaaaagttgtgcatCGTCCTGCGAATCCTTGATTGGTGTCAAAATTTAATGCTACCATGGAAGTTTAATGGTCACGTATTTGTCTTACAGCATTAATTAATCTggttcttatattttttttttttcaatatgaaaaaCATTTAATTGGCAGAAATAATGAACTTTCTTATGAATGAAACAAGAAGTTAAGAAAACAAAGATTGTAAACTGGGATTTTAAATGCATAAGTAGGGCTGTAGTGATTCAAGTGacgtaaattgttttttatttcacgGTCTCCAAATTGAAATTACTTACATGAAGAGTATTGTGTTCCCATAACAGGACATAAACACTTGAGTAATGCTTGTTAGCAGCAAATCACTTTTACATGAAAAGGCATTATACAAATGGCATTATACTATTTTGACTTAAATGAGTGTAattaaaacttttcaatttttcgTTAACGGTATTTTAAAAACGATtgaattaaaggtatgttgagaAAATgccaaactttttaaattaaaatgtgaaTGGTAATGCCTTTTAACATcacattatttttacaaattcaaCGGTGTTGTCAGGAGCTGGTATTATTTGCCAACCTTGGTAAAAACTTGATGTTGGAATATTTTAGCAGTAATCGACCGGCATTATGTTCGctaaaaggtaaaatttaattttgttttaaataaaagtatttttcaatatcattttctttttgttttcttgtttcctattagcatttttatttattccttttaaataaatttaaattattatgCTAATTAAAGGGGGGTCTGTGTCTCTTTATAGAGCAATATAATTTTCATATGGTGCATGCATAAACTATGTTCATGTTACACTCCACTTAGACTAGTTTTGGGGCACTGGGTCCCCCTTTTTCAAAGTCATGGACTCTCATCAGATTGTTAAACTTTACATGATGATGAAAAATAGTATGCCCATCTATACTGACAAAACAATATAAAGTCATTAGACTCccattaacaataaaatattttttttatgaaagactGCATGTACTTTAGATATAGAAGAATAAATTATAATGGTTTGGTGATCTAAGTTATGCATTATGTATTACGCTACATATCAACTATACATACGCATCTTCTGAAGCACTTGTTCGgtataacattgaaaaaaaactttatactTTCAGGTCTATGTAGGCCATGGGGCAACAGGTCAGTGTTGAGACCTTGACTACAAGAGATACAGATAAAACCAGTCTTTATTGGTGTAGCTTCGAACCGTATCCACATAAAGTGGGAAAACGTAAACTAACATACCTCGGAGTTCTGAACGGAGAAGGTCCAAGAAAGGGAGAGAAATGTATGGTAAAGGCATTCCGAAATGGTTGTGGCACGTATGAAGATTGGTTGGCAGAACGAGAAAGATCTCATAATGCGAATCAAATCTCTAGGCGCTTCCAAAAAGAACTCGAAACACAAGGGAAAACTGCTAAAATGCATTTCACAATTCCGTTAATGGTAGAAATAGATGAGGTATCAAACTATATGTGTGTGTCCTTTATTGTTGGAAAACCGCATAAGAAAATGAGAGAACTGGAGGTTGTGTCGTTAGAACCTTATTACGAAAACGACTTTAAAGTTTTCAAATCTGACAAAATGCGTTCGTTTGAAACAACATTATGTGAGGCTTTTACACATTTTAGCTGGTATGACAGCAATGGAGAAATAGTT is from Mytilus galloprovincialis chromosome 6, xbMytGall1.hap1.1, whole genome shotgun sequence and encodes:
- the LOC143080283 gene encoding alpha-protein kinase vwkA-like, which produces MGQQVSVETLTTRDTDKTSLYWCSFEPYPHKVGKRKLTYLGVLNGEGPRKGEKCMVKAFRNGCGTYEDWLAERERSHNANQISRRFQKELETQGKTAKMHFTIPLMVEIDEVSNYMCVSFIVGKPHKKMRELEVVSLEPYYENDFKVFKSDKMRSFETTLCEAFTHFSWYDSNGEIVVTSLKGVRKMNQYDFTVPIIHSKERTYGATDHGSKGIKDFFREHQCNEICNNWPRPDRISVNTEDVEKSTLERFQIHPQESIKPKFGYSNNVWNPELHRFYIQNINKDETVHCQKEQNCFCEYFRLPCQHSISSNSAFIYNENQTKDGMGNFL